A region from the Microcella frigidaquae genome encodes:
- a CDS encoding PIN domain-containing protein — MIVDTSALIALITDEPEATRVRDVLLGAHSRAISAPNRVEAGLVLGGRGLAHPERIVAEVLDRFRVTTTDFTAAHAHAAVAAWARYGRGRHAAKLNYGDCMAYATAKLAGEPLLYVGDNFALTDVESVLPT; from the coding sequence GTGATCGTCGACACCTCCGCCTTGATAGCGCTGATCACTGACGAGCCGGAGGCGACGCGCGTGCGAGATGTCCTGCTCGGCGCGCACTCTCGGGCCATCTCTGCGCCGAACCGCGTCGAGGCGGGGCTCGTGCTCGGAGGGCGCGGTCTTGCTCACCCTGAGCGAATCGTGGCCGAGGTTCTCGACCGCTTTCGCGTCACGACGACAGACTTCACGGCCGCCCACGCGCACGCCGCGGTGGCCGCGTGGGCGCGATACGGCCGGGGCCGACACGCCGCGAAGCTCAACTACGGCGACTGCATGGCGTACGCCACGGCGAAGCTCGCGGGCGAGCCGCTGCTCTACGTGGGCGACAACTTCGCCCTTACCGACGTGGAGTCGGTGCTGCCCACCTGA
- a CDS encoding type II toxin-antitoxin system VapB family antitoxin, which yields MGLNIKDDETVALVTELARQLGTTKTGAIRELARQRLAELDAQRDDDLQAEIAETTAWLEENIWPKTRNLRPLTREEEDMLLGHDEMFAS from the coding sequence GTGGGCTTGAACATCAAAGACGACGAGACGGTTGCACTCGTCACCGAACTCGCGCGTCAGCTCGGCACCACTAAGACTGGCGCCATTCGTGAGCTCGCGCGCCAGCGGCTCGCTGAGCTCGACGCTCAGCGCGACGACGACCTGCAGGCGGAGATCGCCGAGACCACTGCATGGCTCGAAGAGAACATCTGGCCGAAGACGCGTAACCTCCGACCGCTCACGCGTGAAGAGGAAGACATGCTGCTCGGTCATGACGAGATGTTCGCGTCGTGA